TTTGGGGTGTAGCAAGGGGCGTGGGTGTGTGCAAGGCCAAAGCGAGCCTAAGCAAGGCCCACGCGAGGCGGGGTGGTGTTGCAGTGGGTCAGCCACGGCGGAGCTGCACcacgtgcggcggcggagcaccggCAACCGGTGTTCCGGCCCCTAGGATGGCCTACGTGCCAGACCAACGGGCGCAATAGATAGGGAGGGTCGAGGCATAGCTCACCTAGGCTCGAACTTGAGTGGTGTAGCTGTGTAGGGATGCTGGCATCGAAgtccggcggcgacggggaaCGGAGCTCGTGGCCGGGGTCGAAGAAGGGATCCTCCGGGCATCTGGGCGGCACGAATCCTCTTGTGGTGAAGCTGTGGAGCAAACCAGGGGGTCAGTGGCGCTAGAGAGCCATCGGCGGCGAGGAACCACGGCGGCACGGCGACCTCACCTGTGTGGAAACCTAGGAGAAATTCCCGTGCTTGCGGGCCTCGGAGTTGCGAGAAAGGGCTTGGTGGGCTTCGGGGCGTCGAGGCAAAGCAAAAGCGGGGACCTGCAGGGGTGGAGCTGCAGCGGAGCGGCCGGTCCCCGGCGGAGTAGGGCCTCGGCGTGGCTGAGCTCGGTGGATGCGGTGCTAGGGttacggtggcggcgctggcgtggGGGATAGGGTTCCTGGGGGTGCGGCGCAGGTGGTTAAAAGGGCAGGGCCGGGGATTGCGGCGTGGAGCAGTGGGAAGGGGATCCCGTGATCTTGCCGGTGGTCTCGGGCGGGCTCGGTgcggggaagaaggggaagacgGACCTGGCACTGGGGCCCGGGCTGTCAGAGAGCAAGCGGTGAATGGCTCTGCGGAGGgaggcgctggcaggtgggctcGCTTGGTCAGTAAAGAGAGGGGGCAacgcgcgggcgacgcgcgtgAGCGAGTGGAGTGCGGGAGTGGGCCGGTGCGTGGGCCGCGTGCAGGGTGAGGGACGCGCGTTGGGCCACGGTGAAGAGAGAGTGGGCCGGTGCAGGAGAGGGCGCTGGGCCGAGCTGCGCGGgttgggccgcacgctgggaagggaaaaagggccgcggggaaagaaaACGGACCGGGCCTGGGTGGGCTACTGGCTGGATTTGGTTTTGGGTTGATTTGGTTCTTCTCTTTTCCATCTCCCTCTCtgtttcctatttcaaaccaactaaacctatttgaattcaaatttgaatttgaattcaaaccacactcaaacaaataaaacaatgcaccagcatgaaatgcacaaacatatttatcctagaaaaaaattaattacttgtgagagaaaaattaatttaaaagcaAGGCTTAGCATATAAAacattagaaaattaaataaagcaaattaaatttattattaaatactgaaatttaaattttgggtGTTACATTTGCGGatctccatctttaagctcttttgaccaagatagaaatccattttgttctcatgttgctttaggttgatttataagctttgcaatgcgctttacctTTCTTGCATCGTGAAGAATTTTTAACCTTGAAATGAACATGATGTTTTGACCTCGGTTATATCTTTATGGCTATATAGAAAATtaagcaacctagttgtaaacatggtgtttagaacttggtgcaaacattgtcattgtttatatatcttcctttcatctgcatttacacttgcattcacatacacccattaggtttaattttcactagactaactatgccacaagttaagtatcttaggggatgtttgtggtttgttggcaattgtttctactcccaactatcaccttgggggtagaattgtgcacttgattgttttgcaggcatggcaaagcattcccatgaattcgtgatcaaagaagaaatcaaattcgtcaacatctccaaagtttgaGAGCAGaacccgctgttttcatcaaattttgcacatggacagagatgtacaaggaagaaaaagttgatattcagaagctccatgaaattccagttccaacgcatccaagatcaatgaatttgaagacccgtacaaggagatatggcaagaacatttgACATTGCCCGTTCTAAAATTCATcgagacagattgcagcgctgggataaaatagacacaactctcttgttcggaatcaattttgggcgaatgaggactcgttggaaacgaaaattcgtgcacttcgcaatggagcaatgtttcagtacatattctgttctggaaattgaaagaaaaatttgtgaagatgaggcagcagtgggacaacgaggaattgaaggaggtgacgacgatgtgaagcaatgattgggaccatgactttgtacaagaagaagttgaaggaaaattgaggcaacaaaggtgaagatacattgaagatgatattcatacacatgagggaaggacttcaagaattgcaagatggtccatcttttCCTTCCAcacctagcatcatgctaagcgtgggggaggatttcatggacaaggaagaaagatctttggagtaagataatcacggttgccacaagatgctcatgattcttcttccatgcttagcacaatgcttaagtatgggggaggccgcgctacacttcattacgagcatcgagaaggatggtaattcttcctcaactctctctttttctaaatgcttgtacatatatgccttcaaccatagatgcaacttttgtatatctctccctataataacatggctactaggagtaaaacctagatttgtttttgttttcaatgaaagataaccaccatcactttgtgctcaccacattgatacattttggcaatgccttttgcttatggaaaaatgatgaaagttgcagctttgttttacctacgctatgttgtatatgacttgaccattttctctcaattaaatggaattaaaatgattatataccggctcttttatttgtggaggttaaatgactaaattctagacccacatattctatgttgctctttgatttaagtttaccgatgaccttacaccttgtgttgtttaatttgaaaacttaattcctatgctatctacatttgtgaatctcttgcaaagttctacctaccaaagtctatacatacatattcttttatgatgaaacctttagattgcaaacttatattttgatgagttggattaagattgatttctttggtatgagactaagaagctggtcattctgttttttttgtgtaaccttctttctgctagcctatttatccttgcattgtgagtttctacttcgggaattttgcaaacctcgctggatatccaccctaaaccaaaaatatctttttgtgattacctccttgaccacaacccaatttgagtatggattatcatttcgactgAATCAAAAGAAttaagggcaccatataaagaaaagttttgggagacaaggctccccagagattcaagaggttctacgaagaagaagttgaatttgagatacttaccctagctagttggttctcccactattcaaactcgaggacgagcattcgttcaagcatgggggggatggctgggtaagtattctatgttatcaaaagttctaaggagaaaaaagaaagaaaaaaaagaaagaaagagaaaaatagaaaaatgaaaagaaaggagaaaagaaaagaaaaatgaaagaaaaaaagagaagaataaaatgctccttagctctttttggcttcattaattttccaagttactttgaagaattattccatactcaaatcttccaaccatgtgcaatctgaTAACGAGAatttcatttgtgtctcgggatcatccatttgccacttgcacatgtccacctatctaaatgtgtgtttcatctttctccctctccaacattattctccaatggcctttttgactagtctcagtaaatccaatagatctctctcttagtttgacaatatttcagatataatgttttgctacgattgtttttacctaccaagctccacataagccttccacttttatatatgagtagaataggttgaagacaatctaatgtaggcttgagagactgATGAGATTagtgtttccatgatcttttgcaagagaacctcacttatgtttgatatgcattcttttgaaaactcttcacgatgaaacaaggtaaaggtttgaagttcgcttaagtttgagagcattgcatttatttattattgtggcttgttctttaattgctagtctatcttccataataaaaaagtagccggtcacaacatgaacttaaatgctaaatacttgagagagcaatatgtcttgttatgtatgactaagtgcagagaggacattgaggggcaacgctgatttcttttaagcaaagctcctggacttactcgaggatgagcaaggtttaagcatggggggaatgttggcactccttaagtacccgttttatcccttgtttatccttgataatggcatgaatttaatatcaaaatcactaaccgtcctaactacggcctaattattggtcattttcacacttgcacatatattttggaggaactttgtttttgcaggtttttggcctattttggagcatgaaatgacgaggcccgtgattgagcgctaacatggagaaagacgaaggccaaagcccaaaggaaggaccaaagcccatgttgattcgaagcccattcatgcacatccatcctccaagagagcccaaaggaccaagcccatgaagatgagatcaagatacttcaggattaagcaaagcaaataaagatttaaggaaggattccctatcctatcctttcctcgaagatatctccaagataacgacgtccaaagggggtGAAaccgtgaaggacataaactctagaagatgcgaggagtctacacgcgaaagatgagaccgaggcgggcccgaaagagggtaggccagccggcctaggccgTTTccaaggcggttcggcctccccttcgaccggtggcttcctcggcttataaatagctcgcaccttattcaactcgcagcatccatccacccagaactcgacgaaaaccaagggccaagaccggagggagacaacGGCCGCCGTatgtcttcgaagttgtctaggagatggcttaagccacccctagccgcaatggcctccctgcgtggttgtgccaggGTGGAGTTcgtgagctagttggagtcgtcaatggtatgtactcggtggtgacgatccaaacgaatctattatgtgagtaatgataatcatgtcttccgaatcttttagcgaccatgttctctctttcgatttcgttcttttctttgggtttgcttcatcctagatttattatcgagatagatcgctcagcatgatcttgtagtcatggtggctagaggttcatggcggaaataccaaagggggttcgacttgctttagggtgctttcgtccaaaggggggtgtcgtgacagggcgttgctttaagtagatggggtatcgaaggatcggattggagattttgggtttaaagatgccattgattgagatgcatgatttatttgctcgttagcttgaactacaactagatgacaataggcctagtcatgtctttggttttgctatggttacgcctatgttcatggatgagatcaacatttacacaacactcatatctattaaaggttactctatatgtgcaattcatgcttcatgttaggatagatctcaAGGGCCCTCGAGGCAGTGGCGGCCTATTCGATGACATGCTCAAGaggccgtgcccttaccacaagggctcggtcaaccacacccttgagcagtgcgagatgctctgCAAGTACTACAACTGCGTCACACACCGcgatgaggacaagaagaaggatgcggacgACAAGGGTGGCGACGACGGattccccccggtggagaacaccttcttcatctttggagggccGACGGTGAATATGACCTCCCGACAGCGCAAGTGCGAGCGCCGAGAAGTCTTCTccatcaccaaggccacgccatcctaccttgACTAGAAAgaggacaccatctccttcggtCGCGAGGACCACCCTGACTACGTACCGAACCCAGGACAGTATCCACTCGTTgtggatcccatcatcggcaacagtcgcttctccaaggtgctcatggatggaggcatcagcctcaacatcatgtacacacaccttggagctcatggggatcggcttGGACAAGCTCCGCCCTAGCAAGTTGCCGTTCcacggcgttgcgccggggaagcaagtccaacccctcggccagatcgaccgGCCCGtttgcttcggcacggcagccaacttccgcaaggaggtgctGACCTTtgtggtggtggggtttcggggagcaTACTCCGCCATTCTTGGGCATccatgctacgccaagttcatggcgatccccaactacacctacctcaagataAAAATGCCGGGCCTAAAGGGcatcatcaccgtcggctcctcgttcgagcatgcctatgagtgcgacgtcgagtgcgttgagtaCGCCGAGGCTCTAGTGCTCGACGAGACCCTCGCCGCGCAGCTGCATGAGATGGCCGAGGAGGCCATGGACTCCAAGCAGTGGCACGCGGGCAACTTCGAGCCAGCCGAAGGTACCAAGGACGTCCCCCTCGACCCAAAGACCCCTGATGGCAAGGCGCTGAAGATCGGCgctaccctcgacagcaaataggaagtggtgctcatcgACTTTCTCCACACCAATGCTGACATCTTCGTGTGGAGCCCCTCGAACATGCCTGGCATTctgagggaggtcgccgagcactcccttgatatcctgcCAAACTCCAAGCCGGTCAAGCAACACCTGCggtgcttcgacgagctcaagcgacgGGCGATTGGCGAGGAGGTGCACAAGCTTTTggaggccggattcatcaaggaggtattccatcccgagtggctagctaatcctgtactagttaagaaaaagagtgggaaatggaggatgtgtgtagactacactagtttaaataaagcatgtcctaaggttccctttcccttgccatgaattgatcaaatcattgattgaactgcgggatgcgaacatttatcctttcttgatgcatattctggttatcaccaaatcggaatgaaagagtccgaccggCTCACGACTTCTTTTAttacacctttcggcatgtactgctacatcaagatgccctttggccttagaaacACCAGAGCTACGTACCAgcgatgtatgctccacgtgATTAAGGATCATATCGGTTGCAccgtagaagcatatgtcgacgatattgtcattaaatccaggaaggcagacgacctggtagccgatctcaggatcgcgttcGATTGCCTCAGGgctaaaggggtaaaactcaaccccgagaagtgcgtgttcggagtccctcatGGCATGCTCTTGgtcttcattgtctcccagcgaggcattgaacccaaccctgagatgCTTTGCCCGCGCAGGTCGTCAGCACAACCATCGTTGTGGAATGGCAAGAGGAGGGACATGCTTTGCCCGTCCAAAGGCCGGTGTACTTCATCAATGAAGTTctgtctgaaaccaagacacggtATCCACAGATCCAGAAACTGCTCTATGCAGTGATCGGCATACTTAGAAAGGTAGATGCAATGCATAAACGACTATGGAACGGGATCGGCTGAGCCGCAGGACTGCCTACGCCTCCaggatacggcatccccactcacctccctatGCCTAAGTCGCTTGTGAACGCAAATTTCCTCACTGAGACCTATCTAAAATGCATACAAGAACACGGAAttaaagtaaagaaaacgagggctcgaacgcacaaggcctcgatagGCCACACTGTCAATATACATTAACTAGTTTTCTCATACAGTAATGTAGTTACGACAAAATACTGACTTATTTACAAGGGCTCCACGGCCCAAGATCTCTACAAGTTGCCTTCTTCCCCCTGCGCATCCTCAGCAACATCGTCTTCGGCTAAGGGGGGGAGGTCGTCCTCAAGTTTCTTGGATGAGGCAGTGGCAAAGCCCTCGACGGCGGCATCGGCCTCATCCATAGCAACTGCTGCGGCATCCCCGTAGATGCCGGAAGTGACgacataccccgacgacacccgcTCGAGGTTCATGtcgtagtgcgtcgaggccacggcgagggtcCATTgaacaccgaggcggaaggcgcTCTTGACGCGCTCAGCCACCCGGCTGCCTAGCGATCGCAGGCGGCTGGCCCCCGAGCTACCAGATGAGGCTCCCAACCCCTCGAGTTCCTGGCACACGGCCACGACCGTCTACTCCAGGTCTGCATGTTTAGCTTGCATCGCTGTGAGCATGATCTGGACGGCTTCCTTCACCACGGTCTCGTCCCCCACCACTTTCCTCAGTTCTAAATGAGGAAACAAAGATAAGTTTCGGCAAACCAATAATCAACTTAAGCGAAGCCTCCAATGCTTACCTTTGATGCATTCCTGCGCCTCCTCCAGCCGAGCCTGTGCGGCGCTCACCTACTCCTGGAGCGTGGACAAGGaggtctccttctccttgagggtaGCCTCTGCGTCCCGAGAGGCAAACTCCTGCGCAGTTAGGGCAACGTCCTTCTCCGCGAGGGTCATAGTGAGCATGGTGATGGCCGCCTTCTCGCATTGGAGCTCGGTCTCCTTGGCCTGGAGCTCAGCCTCCTTGGTCCGGAGCTTGGTCTCCTTGCCCTATAACTCGGCCACCTTCGATTCGAGTGCCTTGTCTCTCAGCTCGAGCGCCTAATCCTTCTGATGCAGCTCGGCCACCTGCTCCTCGACCACCCGGGCCTTGTGCTCGGCTACAGCTCTATGCCTGTCGTGCTCACGGCGGGCCTGGGCCAGCACCTCCTCCCGCACGAGGTCCCGCCCTTCCATCTCGTCCACCTGGGCATTGACTTCGCTTATCTGCCTGAGCAGACGGGCATTGTCCACCTCAAGCCACTACGACCTGGTGAACTGGCAAGACAGCTCGTCGCTCTTGGCGCGCGACATCTGCCTCAACCGCTGCGGGTATAAGGACATGAGCAAAAGACCACAAGAACACAAGGGGACAAGTTAAAGGGCTATCACTTACTTTGACGGCTTCAAGATGGGACCCCCGATGGATGTCTAGGGCAAATGCGAGGGAGCGCTCGATATCGTAGTTGGCTTGGTCATAAAGATCCCAGGCATCGGACTCCGCCCGCTCGTTGTGATAAAACGCCGGAGGGAGCCCGGGCTGGACCATAGCCCACGTACCCTCGCGCTCTGGTGCATGCCTTATTGTGCTcctctttcctcttcctcttcctattGGCCTTCTCCTTCGctgcatccttcttcttcttcttctccgcctccccgcgCAGGCAGTTCGCCTCGTGGATCTCGGGAAGCGGAGGCCAGGAAATGTACCCGACAAGGGTCAGCCCCTGTGAACATGACAGGAATCAGGACGagggaggaagaaagaacgTAAAACAAACAACAACCGAGACCCAAACTCACCAGGCTAATGTACCCCTCTTTGGGGCGCATCTTGACCTTCCAGAGATCCGCGGGGTCGGAGGGAATGTTCATCACCGCGCTTTTCGCcctcgcggcggcgacgccgcgggGGAGATCCTCAGCTGACATCCGCGAGCCCTGGACCGGAGCCTTGGAGTTCCGCTGGAAGATCGCCAGCTTCCTCTCCATGAGGGGGATCACCCTCTTCCagtggaagttcgcgatgatgGCGGAAGCCGTCAGCCCCACCGCAGCCAAGCACTGCAGCGCATTGAGGTACACCGAGAGCTTGGCCTAGCAATcttggggcgacacccccccAACCCCACGAATCTGGCttctcccggagcaccttgtcAGTGAACGCCAGGAGTCGCTCGTCGTCATTGCGCAAGTAGAATCACCCTCGGGTCCACCTGGCGTTGTTTGTGGTCATCTTACTGGGGATGTACTGGTGCACCCTCTGTCCGCACACGTGGAGCGTAAGGCCACCGGCATGAGCGTATCTCCTCGGTTGGCCCTGGACAGAGTCGGTGTAGAGCTCGCTGTGGAATAGATGGACCCACAGGTCCCAGTGCGCCTCCACCCCCAAGAAGCCCTCGCAGagagcgacgaagaccgccgcctgcgagatggcgtTGGGGGTGAAGTTGTGCAACTCCACCTTGTAGTGGTCGC
This sequence is a window from Panicum virgatum strain AP13 unplaced genomic scaffold, P.virgatum_v5 scaffold_3468, whole genome shotgun sequence. Protein-coding genes within it:
- the LOC120694135 gene encoding uncharacterized protein LOC120694135, with protein sequence MGIGLDKLRPSKLPFHGVAPGKQVQPLGQIDRPVCFGTAANFRKEVLTFVVVGFRGAYSAILGHPCYAKFMCDVECVEYAEALVLDETLAAQLHEMAEEAMDSKQWHAGNFEPAEGTKDVPLDPKTPDGKALKIGATLDSK